A genomic segment from Salvia splendens isolate huo1 chromosome 13, SspV2, whole genome shotgun sequence encodes:
- the LOC121761187 gene encoding uncharacterized protein LOC121761187, translating into MSSVFQLQRKQSLPLSQSATREASGPGIRHRLSSLSLNLKIQPSSSPAAAWAMRRSKSISAMGEYAGSSVRKWWEWGWGWILTRKPTFAADLEMNEEEVAAIGSHSRGSWRHVFYKLTSQLRRKLLGSDNVGLPQTFRYDSFKNFDNGRSSASFIH; encoded by the coding sequence ATGAGCTCCGTTTTCCAGCTGCAGAGAAAGCAATCTCTTCCTCTCTCACAGTCGGCTACCCGTGAGGCCTCTGGGCCCGGGATCCGCCACCGGCTCTCCTCTCTCTCCCTGAATCTAAAGATCCAGCCGTCGTCCTCCCCGGCCGCTGCGTGGGCCATGCGGCGCTCCAAATCCATATCCGCCATGGGCGAATACGCCGGCAGCTCCGTGAGGAAGTGGTGGGAGTGGGGATGGGGATGGATCCTCACCCGAAAACCTACCTTCGCCGCCGATCTGGAAATGAACGAGGAAGAGGTCGCTGCCATCGGCAGCCACAGCAGGGGCAGCTGGCGCCACGTCTTCTACAAGCTCACCTCCCAGCTCCGCCGCAAGCTGCTCGGCTCCGACAATGTCGGTCTCCCCCAGACCTTCCGCTACGATTCCTTCAAGAATTTCGACAATGGAAGGTCCTCCGCCTCCTTCATCCACTGA